A genome region from Arachis duranensis cultivar V14167 chromosome 8, aradu.V14167.gnm2.J7QH, whole genome shotgun sequence includes the following:
- the LOC107460171 gene encoding RNA pseudouridine synthase 2, chloroplastic codes for MLSVHSCGCCRVFAARAIQFQTTPSLFFSTPNYKSRVGTARRVAASSGFAGDSGSDLRQETIADTRTNYAGVRLEETVDNGIRSGKLRLDSWISSRISGISRARVQSSIRAGLVQVNGRVVDKVSFNVKAGDEISCTISELQTLRAVPENIPLDIVYEDEHVLVINKPAHMVVHPSPGNTSGTLVNGILHHCNLPNVEYSKEEALSNTEDSDDEFNSFYTNASSCEGLSSRPAVASIRPGIVHRLDKGTSGLLVVAKDEHSHMKLSEQFKLRTIKRVYVSLTAGLPTPVAGRVEVPVGRDPNNRLRMTAVAGPLNPRKSRHAASRYKVIEILARGGCALVEWKLETGRTHQIRAHAKYLGVPLLGDEVYGATRSMVLSLLRPRTPSGLHSKIVQMVSRIDRPCLHALTLGFKHPHTGQEVHFSCEPPADFDEILNQLRKISNEGAFFTKHSIS; via the exons atgcTCTCAGTTCACTCTTGTGGATGTTGCCGTGTTTTCGCTGCAAGAGCAATCCAATTTCAAACCACACCTTCGCTCTTCTTCTCTACTCCGAACTATAAATCTCGTGTTGGCACTGCGCGAAGAGTCGCCGCTAGTTCTGGCTTCGCCGGAGACTCAGGCTCTGATTTGAGGCAGGAAACCATCGCCGATACAAGGACGAACTATGCCGGTGTTCGGCTGGAGGAGACGGTGGATAACGGAATCAGATCTGGAAAACTGAGACTCGATAGTTGGATCTCTTCTCGCATCAGCGGAATCAGTAGAGCTCGCGTTCAATCGAGCATCAGAGCTGGACTAGTTCAAGTCAATGGCCGCGTCGTTGATAAG GTTTCCTTCAATGTAAAAGCTGGGGATGAGATATCATGCACAATTTCTGAGTTGCAGACTTTGCGAGCTGTGCCAGAAAATATACCGTTGGATATAGTTTATGAAGATGAGCATGTGTTAGTCATAAATAAACCTGCACACATG GTTGTGCATCCATCACCTGGGAATACATCTGGAACATTAGTCAATGGCATTCTTCACCATTGTAACCTTCCGAATGTTGAATATTCTAAAGAGGAAGCTCTTTCAAATACTGAAGATTCTGACGATGAGTTTAATAGCTTCTATACTAATGCAAGTTCTTGTGAAGGATTATCTTCTAGGCCAGCTGTGGCATCCATTCGCCCAGGGATTGTACACAGATTGGATAAAGGCACAAGTGGGTTACTAGTTGTTGCAAAG GATGAACATTCTCATATGAAATTGTCGGAACAATTTAAGCTACGTACAATCAAGAGGGTGTATGTTAGCCTTACTGCAGGGCTACCCACTCCTGTTGCTGGGCGTGTTGAGGTTCCTGTTGGTCGTGATCCTAATAACCGGCTTCGTATGACTGCTGTAGCTGGACCACTCAATCCTAGAAAATCCCGGCATGCTGCTAGTAG GTACAAGGTAATTGAGATACTTGCCAGGGGTGGTTGTGCGTTGGTCGAGTGGAAGTTGGAAACTGGACGCACTCATCAG ATCCGTGCTCATGCCAAGTACTTGGGAGTTCCTCTTCTGGGTGACGAGGTTTATGGAGCAACGAGGAGCATGGTCCTTTCACTGCTTCGTCCCAGGACACCCTCCGGTTTACATAGCAAAATTGTACAAATGGTTTCCAGAATAGATAGACCATGTCTTCATGCTTTGACTCTCGG GTTTAAGCATCCCCATACGGGGCAAGAGGTGCACTTTTCGTGCGAACCACCTGCAGACTTTGATGAGATTTTAAACCAACTTCGCAAGATTAGCAATGAGGGGGCTTTCTTCACAAAGCATTCAATTTCATAA